In the Drosophila biarmipes strain raj3 chromosome X, RU_DBia_V1.1, whole genome shotgun sequence genome, one interval contains:
- the LOC108035742 gene encoding probable cytochrome P450 308a1: MKKMLLLVVLCLLLGASLLLWVWQGNHWRRLGLEAPFGWPFVGNMLDCALARRSYGEVYEQIYRQNPGLKYVGFYRLFNEPAILVRDQELVRQILVGNHFADCADNAVNVDHRRDVLASHNPFIANGDRWRLLRADLVALFTPSRVRQTLPHVVSACQLLRAQVPHERFEAKDLATRYTLQVVASVVFGLDAHCLGGQKAEEERGGRWVKWLAPLFQPSAWSLLETIALLHSPRLARLMGHRYVPLPLQKWLGELVEARSGGDNLLQWLAEGKRTLGKDELAGHATTLLLEGYETSAMLLAFALYELALNEKAQRNLHCELDEVARRHDDNLMDHVALAELRYAEAALLEALRLHPAMQALQKRCTKSFTLPAQKSGSAGDLCVALGTVLVLPVQAIHLDPELYPEPNRFRPQRFLNQLPMGCRFLGFGFGPRMCPGMRLGLLQTKAALATLLQDHRVLLADQDQARVEVSPLTFLTASKGGIWLRLERRTPE, from the exons ATGAA GAAGATGCTGCTGCTTGTGGTCCTGTGCCTCCTTCTGGGGGCCTCTCTACTGCTCTGGGTATGGCAGGGAAACCACTGGAGACGCCTGGGATTGGAGGCACCTTTCGGCTGGCCATTTGTGGGGAACATGTTGGACTGCGCCTTGGCCCGTCGCTCGTATGGCGAGGTCTACGAGCAGATCTACAG GCAGAATCCCGGCCTGAAATACGTTGGCTTTTATCGTTTGTTCAACGAACCGGCCATTTTGGTGCGTGACCAGGAGCTGGTGCGTCAGATCCTGGTGGGCAACCACTTTGCGGACTGTGCCGACAATGCTGTTAACGTTGACCACCGCCGAGATGTCCTGGCCAGCCACAATCCCTTCATTGCCAATGGCGACCGCTGGCGACTCTTGAGAGCCGACCTGGTGGCCCTCTTCACGCCCAGCAGAGTGCGTCAGACGTTGCCACATGTGGTCAGCGCCTGCCAGTTGCTCCGGGCTCAGGTGCCGCATGAACGCTTCGAGGCCAAGGATTTGGCCACCCGCTACACGCTGCAGGTAGTCGCCTCCGTTGTCTTCGGGCTGGATGCCCATTGCCTAGGTGGCCAGAAGGCGGAGGAGGAGAGAGGAGGTCGCTGGGTGAAGTGGCTGGCTCCGCTGTTCCAGCCAAGTGCCTGGAGCTTGCTGGAGACCATTGCACTCTTGCACTCCCCTCGCTTGGCCAGACTCATGGGCCACCG ATAcgtgccgctgcccctgcagAAATGGCTTGGTGAGTTGGTGGAAGCGAGGAGTGGTGGCGACAACCTCCTCCAGTGGCTGGCGGAGGGCAAAAGGACGTTGGGAAAGGACGAGCTAGCCGGACATGCCACCACCCTTCTGCTGGAGGGATACGAAACCTCGGCCATGCTCCTGGCCTTCGCCCTTTACGAATTGGCGCTCAATGAGAAAGCCCAGCGAAATCTCCACTGCGAATTGGATGAGGTAGCCCGTCGCCACGATGACAATTTGATGGACCACGTAGCCCTGGCCGAACTTCGCTATGCCGAAGCCGCGCTCCTCGAGGCACTGCGTCTTCACCCAGCCATGCAGGCTCTGCAGAAGCGCTGCACAAAGTCCTTCACCCTTCCGGCCCAGAAATCTGGGTCAGCCGGCGACCTCTGTGTGGCTTTGGGCACTGTCCTGGTGCTGCCCGTCCAGGCCATTCATCT CGATCCGGAATTGTATCCCGAGCCCAACCGGTTTCGTCCACAGCGCTTCTTGAACCAGCTACCAATGGGCTGCCGTTTCTTGGGATTCGGCTTTGGACCCCGAATGTGTCCAGGAATGCGCCTTGGCTTGCTGCAGACGAAAGCTGCGCTGGCCACTCTCCTGCAGGATCACCGCGTCCTGCTGGCGGACCAGGATCAGGCGAGGGTGGAGGTGTCGCCGCTAACATTTCTCACGGCCAGCAAGGGGGGCATATGGTTGCGATTGGAGAGAAGGACTCCGGAATAG